One genomic window of Paenibacillus xylanilyticus includes the following:
- a CDS encoding rhodanese-like domain-containing protein: MTQIAEIETSELRRRLQAGEKLQMIDVREDEEVAQGMIEGAKHIPLGQIPDRLSEIEKSGEIILICRSGYRSERAAEYLQQLGYAGCTNMVGGMLQWQQED; encoded by the coding sequence ATGACTCAAATAGCTGAAATAGAAACATCCGAGCTGCGTCGCCGCCTGCAGGCGGGAGAGAAGCTTCAGATGATAGACGTTCGTGAGGACGAGGAAGTCGCGCAAGGCATGATTGAAGGAGCCAAGCACATCCCGCTGGGACAAATTCCGGACAGATTGTCCGAAATCGAGAAGTCCGGCGAGATCATTCTGATCTGCCGCAGCGGCTACCGCAGCGAGCGTGCCGCCGAGTACTTGCAGCAGCTTGGTTATGCAGGCTGCACCAACATGGTTGGCGGCATGCTGCAATGGCAGCAGGAAGACTAA
- a CDS encoding shikimate kinase, translating into MSKSNNIILIGMMGTGKSTVADLLARELGYKLIDVDTAVEKEEGCTIPELFTSKGESYFRDAESRMLCSVLEKKSQVVATGGGVVLRSDNCDVMSKNGWIVALTADPAAIVQRVSGDDKRPLLAGNAEERIHTIMKERKDAYKFAHYTVDTTELSAAEVSRLILAHYRV; encoded by the coding sequence TTGAGCAAGTCTAACAATATTATTCTCATAGGCATGATGGGAACCGGCAAATCAACGGTAGCTGACCTGCTCGCCCGTGAGCTGGGTTACAAGCTGATCGATGTGGACACCGCGGTGGAGAAAGAGGAAGGCTGTACGATTCCGGAATTGTTCACAAGCAAAGGTGAGTCGTATTTCCGTGATGCCGAGAGCCGCATGTTATGTTCGGTCCTGGAAAAAAAGTCGCAGGTGGTCGCAACCGGAGGCGGTGTGGTACTGCGTTCTGACAATTGTGATGTAATGTCGAAGAACGGTTGGATTGTTGCGCTGACTGCTGATCCCGCAGCAATTGTACAGCGCGTAAGCGGCGATGATAAACGTCCTCTTCTGGCAGGCAATGCAGAGGAACGCATTCATACCATTATGAAGGAACGGAAGGACGCATATAAATTTGCACATTACACAGTGGATACAACCGAGTTATCCGCAGCTGAAGTGTCTCGTCTTATTTTAGCGCATTACCGCGTCTAA
- the gndA gene encoding NADP-dependent phosphogluconate dehydrogenase: protein MAKQQIGVIGLAVMGKNLALNIESRGFTVSVFNRSPEKTNDLLKEAEGKNLTGTFSIEEFVASLESPRKILIMVQAGKATDATIEQLLPHLDEGDIIIDGGNAYFPDTQRRSKELEEKGIRFIGTGVSGGEEGALKGPSIMPGGQESAYKLVEPILTAISAKVGDDPCCTYIGPDGAGHYVKMVHNGIEYGDMQLIGEAYHLLKSVLNVSVEELHEIFTEWNQGELDSYLIEITADIFSKYDPETGKPMVDVILDAAGQKGTGKWTSQSALDLGVPLSMITESVFSRFLSAMKDERVAASKILNGPKAEAFSGDKKAFIESVRKALFASKIVSYAQGFAQMRAASDEYGWDLKYGNIAMIFRGGCIIRSQFLQNIKEAYDKDAELKNLLLDPYFQNIVESYQDAWREVVAAAVKQGIPVPGFSSALSYYDSYRTERLPANLLQAQRDYFGAHTFKRVDKEGNFHHNWME, encoded by the coding sequence ATGGCAAAACAACAGATCGGTGTCATTGGACTTGCAGTAATGGGCAAAAATTTGGCCCTTAACATTGAAAGCAGAGGCTTCACGGTGTCGGTATTTAACCGTTCCCCGGAGAAAACCAATGATCTTCTGAAAGAAGCTGAAGGTAAAAACCTCACAGGCACGTTCTCCATTGAAGAGTTCGTGGCATCCCTGGAATCCCCGCGCAAAATTCTGATCATGGTACAAGCCGGTAAAGCGACGGATGCAACCATTGAACAATTACTGCCTCACCTGGATGAGGGCGACATCATTATTGACGGAGGGAACGCCTACTTCCCTGATACCCAGCGCCGCAGCAAAGAGCTGGAGGAAAAAGGCATTCGCTTCATTGGTACCGGTGTATCCGGCGGTGAAGAAGGCGCATTGAAAGGCCCTTCCATTATGCCGGGCGGACAGGAAAGTGCGTACAAGCTGGTAGAACCGATTCTGACAGCCATCTCCGCCAAGGTTGGTGACGATCCTTGTTGTACATATATCGGACCGGATGGTGCCGGACACTACGTTAAAATGGTACACAACGGTATTGAATACGGAGATATGCAGCTGATTGGGGAAGCCTACCACCTGCTCAAATCCGTTCTGAATGTTTCCGTTGAGGAGCTGCACGAAATCTTCACAGAGTGGAACCAAGGCGAACTGGACAGCTATCTGATCGAGATTACGGCGGATATCTTCTCCAAATACGATCCGGAAACCGGCAAACCAATGGTTGACGTTATTCTGGATGCGGCCGGACAAAAAGGAACAGGTAAATGGACAAGCCAAAGCGCGCTGGATCTCGGCGTACCGTTGTCCATGATTACGGAATCCGTATTCTCCCGTTTCCTGTCTGCGATGAAGGATGAGCGTGTAGCTGCGAGCAAAATCCTGAACGGACCGAAAGCCGAAGCGTTCTCCGGCGATAAAAAAGCGTTCATCGAGAGTGTACGCAAAGCATTGTTCGCAAGTAAAATCGTATCCTATGCACAAGGCTTTGCCCAAATGCGTGCGGCTTCCGACGAGTATGGCTGGGATCTGAAATACGGTAACATCGCCATGATCTTCCGCGGCGGCTGCATTATCCGTTCACAGTTCCTGCAAAACATCAAAGAAGCATATGACAAGGATGCAGAACTCAAAAACCTGCTTCTGGACCCATATTTCCAAAACATCGTTGAATCCTATCAGGATGCGTGGCGTGAAGTGGTAGCAGCTGCTGTAAAACAAGGTATTCCGGTACCTGGTTTCTCCAGCGCGCTTTCCTACTACGACAGCTATCGTACAGAACGTTTGCCTGCAAACCTGCTGCAAGCACAGCGTGACTACTTCGGTGCTCACACCTTCAAACGTGTGGATAAAGAGGGAAACTTCCATCACAACTGGATGGAATAA
- a CDS encoding MFS transporter, with product MQTDIKPVKILRSPFFIAMWLTLFLVEVIKGALLVAVLPVYMDNILGLSAGVIGVAFALQYLGDNLFRAPSGWAAERIGFRATMVTALICTLIAVIMIIFFKSAFGLALACLILGVGTSPLWPCAMTGVTALSGPQNKNGTAMGALEMAALGGTGLGPIGMNWLLERTDHDYRTVFLVLLGCAVLVILVAMILPGRVVLEEQQHTGGETTKKAVKYPPKPHLLTPLIRLKNSVQGTLQRVRSTLNVNPLVYPALFMQSFVIGLLSPVITLYTRTDLHISPNLYSLLLIAGGGITVIALLPVGKMVDRFGTSIFLHMGFLLASASLFAFASITSIPVVFGIVMLVGVSYAMILPAWNTFVATLIPKGERGAIWGFFLTLQGSGMVVGPIVSGLLWDHISHPAPFIGSAVVMAGLAVVHFVLSRRPYRTAPAK from the coding sequence ATGCAGACAGACATCAAACCAGTCAAAATTTTGCGATCACCATTTTTCATCGCGATGTGGCTAACACTTTTCTTGGTTGAAGTGATTAAAGGAGCACTGCTGGTGGCCGTTCTGCCAGTGTATATGGATAATATTTTGGGCTTGTCCGCAGGGGTGATCGGTGTAGCCTTTGCCCTTCAATACCTGGGGGACAATCTGTTCAGGGCACCATCGGGCTGGGCAGCAGAACGCATCGGTTTTCGTGCGACGATGGTAACAGCCTTAATCTGTACATTGATTGCAGTAATCATGATTATCTTTTTCAAAAGTGCATTTGGACTGGCTCTGGCCTGCCTGATTCTTGGTGTGGGAACATCACCGCTCTGGCCCTGTGCCATGACGGGGGTGACTGCACTGTCAGGACCTCAAAACAAAAACGGAACAGCGATGGGGGCGCTGGAAATGGCTGCTCTGGGTGGAACGGGACTTGGACCGATCGGCATGAACTGGCTGCTTGAGCGTACCGACCATGATTATCGTACCGTATTTCTTGTCCTGCTTGGCTGTGCCGTTCTCGTTATTTTGGTCGCCATGATACTACCAGGACGGGTGGTGTTGGAAGAGCAACAGCATACAGGAGGGGAAACGACCAAAAAAGCGGTCAAATACCCACCGAAGCCTCATCTGCTTACACCGTTAATCAGGCTCAAAAACAGTGTACAGGGGACCCTGCAGAGGGTGCGCAGCACGCTTAATGTCAATCCGCTGGTATATCCTGCCCTGTTTATGCAGTCCTTTGTTATAGGCCTTCTCAGTCCGGTTATTACGTTGTATACCCGAACTGACCTTCATATTTCACCAAACCTGTATAGTCTGCTGTTAATCGCAGGCGGCGGAATAACAGTGATTGCCCTGCTTCCAGTGGGTAAAATGGTGGATCGATTCGGGACATCGATATTTCTCCATATGGGCTTTTTACTCGCCTCTGCAAGTCTGTTTGCCTTTGCGTCCATTACATCCATTCCGGTTGTTTTTGGCATCGTCATGTTGGTAGGGGTTAGTTATGCCATGATTTTACCTGCCTGGAATACCTTCGTGGCTACTCTTATACCGAAGGGGGAGCGAGGGGCTATCTGGGGATTTTTTCTCACCCTTCAGGGGTCCGGCATGGTTGTGGGTCCCATCGTTTCGGGGTTGTTATGGGATCACATCAGCCACCCGGCTCCATTTATCGGAAGTGCTGTTGTTATGGCCGGGCTCGCGGTTGTTCATTTTGTGTTATCGCGAAGACCGTATCGCACAGCCCCTGCCAAATGA
- a CDS encoding aminotransferase class I/II-fold pyridoxal phosphate-dependent enzyme gives MDHRRTPLFTALKNHAALNPVQFHIPGHKKGLGTDTEFREFIGDNALSIDLINIAPLDDLHQPTGVIEEAQILAADAFGADHTYFSVQGTSSAIMTMILSVCEPGDKIIVPRNVHKSVMSAIIFSGAKPVFVSPAQDANLGIDHGVTTGAVRRALERHPDAKALLVINPTYFGVCTDLKEIVELAHSYQVPVLVDEAHGVLIHFHEELPLSAMAAGADMAATSVHKLGGSMTQSSVLNLNTKNGFVNPQRVQTILSMLTSTSTSYILLASLDTSRRNLALHGHEMAQKAIDLAQFARRTINDIDGLYCFGKELLGTEATFNYDPTKVTIHVRHLGITGYETENWLREHYNIEVELSDMYNILCLITPGDTDESVDILLNALQDLSRTYYQVNPAHELVVKVPDVPQLMLTPRDAFYGDTEVIPFKESAGRIISEFIYVYPPGIPILLPGEVITQENIDYIIDHVEVGLPVKGPEDRSVTNVKVIVEADAIF, from the coding sequence ATGGATCACCGCCGTACGCCGCTGTTTACCGCTTTAAAAAACCACGCGGCACTCAATCCGGTGCAATTTCATATCCCGGGACATAAAAAAGGATTGGGAACGGATACCGAATTTCGTGAATTTATCGGCGATAATGCCCTCTCCATAGATTTGATCAACATCGCTCCGCTGGATGATCTTCATCAGCCAACCGGTGTCATTGAGGAAGCGCAGATTCTGGCAGCCGATGCATTCGGAGCCGATCATACCTATTTTAGTGTGCAAGGCACAAGCAGTGCAATCATGACTATGATTCTGTCGGTATGCGAACCGGGTGACAAAATTATTGTGCCCCGCAACGTTCATAAATCGGTCATGTCTGCCATTATTTTCTCAGGAGCGAAGCCTGTATTCGTATCTCCCGCACAGGATGCCAACCTCGGTATCGATCACGGCGTGACTACAGGTGCTGTACGACGTGCGCTTGAGCGTCATCCGGACGCCAAGGCATTGCTGGTTATTAATCCAACGTACTTCGGTGTATGTACAGACCTAAAAGAGATTGTTGAACTCGCCCATAGCTACCAGGTGCCTGTACTTGTGGATGAAGCACATGGCGTACTCATTCATTTCCATGAGGAACTGCCGTTGTCTGCAATGGCTGCCGGAGCGGATATGGCTGCAACAAGTGTACACAAACTTGGCGGTTCCATGACACAGAGTTCCGTGCTGAATCTGAACACCAAAAACGGATTCGTGAATCCGCAGCGTGTACAGACCATTCTCAGTATGCTGACTTCTACGTCTACTTCGTATATCTTGCTTGCTTCACTTGATACGTCAAGACGCAATCTGGCGCTGCACGGTCACGAAATGGCACAGAAGGCCATTGATCTGGCTCAATTCGCGAGACGTACCATTAACGATATTGACGGTTTGTACTGCTTCGGCAAAGAGCTGCTCGGTACGGAGGCAACCTTTAACTATGATCCGACGAAAGTAACCATTCATGTGCGTCATCTTGGCATCACAGGCTATGAGACCGAGAACTGGCTGCGTGAACATTACAATATTGAGGTCGAGCTCAGTGATATGTATAATATTCTGTGCCTGATCACTCCTGGCGATACGGATGAATCGGTGGACATCTTGCTGAACGCACTCCAAGATCTGTCCCGTACGTATTATCAGGTTAACCCTGCACATGAACTTGTGGTTAAGGTTCCTGACGTTCCACAATTGATGCTCACGCCGCGTGATGCATTCTACGGGGATACGGAGGTCATTCCTTTTAAAGAATCAGCAGGACGTATTATCTCTGAATTCATCTACGTATACCCGCCTGGAATTCCGATTCTGCTGCCGGGTGAGGTTATTACGCAAGAAAATATTGATTACATTATCGACCATGTTGAGGTTGGATTGCCTGTAAAAGGCCCCGAAGACCGCAGTGTTACCAATGTCAAAGTCATTGTGGAAGCAGATGCGATTTTCTAA
- a CDS encoding DUF1292 domain-containing protein, whose translation MSDHTHEHGDACGCGHDHDHDHEHEEVLLTLTDENGNDVEMVLVETFDVENHVYALLLERNNPEADGIILRMEEEDEEMVLYNIEDEAEWNRVEAAYNELVAGQE comes from the coding sequence ATGAGCGATCACACACATGAACACGGCGATGCCTGCGGCTGCGGTCACGACCATGACCACGACCACGAGCATGAAGAAGTTCTTCTGACTCTGACAGACGAGAACGGAAATGACGTGGAGATGGTTTTGGTGGAGACGTTTGACGTGGAAAACCATGTTTATGCGCTCCTGCTGGAACGTAACAATCCTGAAGCTGACGGCATCATTCTGCGTATGGAAGAAGAAGACGAGGAAATGGTGCTCTACAATATTGAAGACGAAGCCGAGTGGAACCGCGTTGAAGCGGCTTACAACGAGCTCGTCGCAGGACAAGAGTAA